The following proteins come from a genomic window of Bernardetia sp. MNP-M8:
- a CDS encoding replication initiation protein — protein MAKSIKEQVKKVTRHNDLIEAKMDLSTMQLRIFLGTVVQIKKEDVNFKPYQIFVKDLLSDCNVKSHNWYETLREEAESLSEVKLKLPVENKKDFFYASLFSSVRYRSNLGVLELSFDPALKPYLLQLKGNFTTYELQYVFPMKSQYSIRLYELLKQYVTFGKRYFTLENLRDILSLEDKYPNFADFKKRVIEPAKKECTKHSDIIFSYKSIKQGRKVVALDFFIKRKANSKDIDTEQKTISVTHSDFVQELLDAGLSEQRISEILNEYKKEEYLKFVWEKTKAQNPKKLDSFFLKALQDGYYKGNYTDLVTQKQKEQKKQEFHNQRKAVEQVQQEFDVQFNVFYERSADRIEKETLSTRLEDRKEFESLLQEKIKKNPAWQVSYDSYVNGDMSLFRNFLVKKYGKEYEYSKEAYRQFIRK, from the coding sequence ATGGCAAAATCAATAAAAGAACAAGTTAAGAAAGTAACTCGCCACAATGATCTCATTGAAGCGAAGATGGATTTATCGACTATGCAACTGCGTATTTTCTTAGGAACAGTTGTTCAAATAAAAAAAGAGGATGTAAATTTTAAACCTTATCAGATTTTTGTAAAAGACCTTTTAAGCGATTGTAACGTAAAAAGTCATAATTGGTATGAAACCCTTAGAGAAGAAGCTGAAAGTCTCTCAGAAGTAAAATTAAAGCTACCTGTGGAAAATAAAAAAGACTTCTTTTATGCTAGTTTATTCTCTTCAGTAAGATATAGGAGTAATCTTGGTGTACTAGAGCTTTCTTTTGATCCTGCGTTGAAGCCTTATCTACTTCAACTGAAAGGTAATTTTACTACTTATGAACTGCAATATGTATTTCCGATGAAGTCTCAATACTCTATTCGTTTGTATGAATTACTGAAGCAATATGTTACTTTTGGGAAAAGATATTTTACATTAGAAAATCTAAGAGACATACTCTCATTAGAAGATAAATATCCCAACTTTGCAGACTTTAAGAAGCGAGTAATTGAACCTGCTAAAAAAGAGTGTACTAAACATTCAGATATTATTTTTTCCTACAAATCTATAAAACAGGGGCGAAAAGTAGTTGCTCTTGATTTTTTTATCAAAAGAAAAGCTAATTCTAAAGATATTGATACCGAACAAAAAACTATTTCTGTTACGCACTCTGATTTTGTCCAAGAGCTATTAGATGCTGGACTTTCCGAACAGAGGATATCAGAAATACTTAATGAATATAAAAAAGAAGAATATCTCAAATTTGTTTGGGAAAAGACAAAAGCACAAAATCCTAAGAAGTTAGATTCATTTTTTTTAAAAGCCCTCCAAGATGGTTATTATAAAGGCAACTACACAGATTTAGTTACTCAAAAGCAAAAAGAGCAGAAAAAACAGGAGTTTCATAATCAGAGGAAGGCTGTAGAACAAGTACAACAAGAGTTTGATGTACAGTTCAATGTATTTTATGAGCGTTCTGCTGATAGAATAGAAAAAGAAACACTATCTACTCGCCTAGAAGACAGAAAAGAGTTTGAGAGCCTATTACAAGAAAAAATAAAGAAAAATCCAGCATGGCAAGTTTCTTATGATTCATACGTAAATGGAGATATGAGTTTGTTTAGAAATTTTCTTGTTAAAAAGTATGGCAAAGAATACGAATACTCTAAAGAAGCATATAGGCAGTTTATTAGAAAATAG
- a CDS encoding ParA family protein, producing the protein MKHGITIAFVNHKGGVGKTTSVHQIGASLVQKGFKVLLVDNDPQANLTFMNGWNEENETTIYDAIAEGNENLPVYEISENLFLTPSELDYASLELQLPTDPLGHFALRTILENQKKEYDFVLIDNPPTLGVFVSNALFAADKVVIITESSSLSAKGLQVVVDLIQKLKKGANKSLELLGLVLTKTSNYVVRRDTADWIREQYDVFETGIRQTVSLEEAAALQQNIFDYNPKSSGAEDYQNLTNELLKKLNIKPIKGKKKAVKK; encoded by the coding sequence ATGAAACACGGAATTACAATCGCTTTTGTCAATCACAAAGGAGGTGTTGGAAAAACAACCTCAGTACATCAAATAGGAGCTTCACTTGTTCAAAAAGGCTTTAAAGTTTTGTTAGTTGATAACGACCCACAAGCAAATCTAACTTTTATGAATGGGTGGAATGAAGAAAACGAAACTACTATTTATGATGCAATTGCAGAAGGAAATGAAAATTTGCCTGTCTATGAAATAAGTGAAAATTTATTTCTTACTCCTTCCGAATTAGATTATGCTTCCTTGGAGTTACAACTTCCTACTGATCCACTTGGTCATTTTGCTTTGCGTACTATTTTGGAAAATCAAAAAAAGGAATATGATTTTGTTTTGATAGATAATCCTCCAACTTTAGGTGTTTTTGTTTCGAATGCCCTTTTTGCTGCTGATAAGGTTGTCATTATTACAGAGAGTTCTTCTCTATCAGCAAAAGGATTGCAAGTAGTAGTAGATTTGATTCAGAAACTCAAAAAAGGAGCAAATAAATCGCTTGAACTTTTAGGATTAGTTCTGACTAAAACCTCAAATTATGTAGTACGTAGAGATACAGCCGACTGGATAAGAGAACAATATGATGTTTTCGAAACAGGTATTCGTCAAACAGTTTCTTTAGAAGAAGCAGCAGCCCTTCAACAAAATATTTTTGATTATAATCCTAAATCTAGTGGTGCAGAAGATTATCAAAATCTAACAAACGAACTACTCAAAAAGCTAAATATAAAACCTATAAAAGGAAAGAAAAAAGCTGTAAAAAAGTAG
- a CDS encoding ParB N-terminal domain-containing protein, producing the protein MAKKSFKKTSALDILARQTNQSSEEVEVKKEEQKQPKSTKKAVSQVEISILENIHIYEELKEFIAPLSDEEIQRLETNILQEGIRDPLILWKNNDHYVLIDGHNRYAIAQKHGLDFPYKTMEFENKAEVEIWMVNNQLGRRNISSVQRRYLLGQKYETEKRMHGTNRFTMLMEEEENKGKTKEKIAQEENISESTVMRAAKLYRAINLLSGQDKAVRNKLLTYETSSKNIEQLTHLLQKKDTSDETKNECRKLILDSPSLEEVIKQVRPLLPKTERKEKQKQLTKEQFEETKKEIAELIQKLQKQTKVQNVATQEIIKQLEKKLKKLRG; encoded by the coding sequence ATGGCAAAAAAATCATTCAAAAAAACAAGTGCTTTAGATATTTTGGCAAGACAAACAAATCAGTCTTCGGAAGAAGTAGAAGTTAAAAAGGAAGAACAAAAACAGCCTAAAAGCACCAAAAAAGCAGTTTCGCAGGTAGAAATAAGTATATTAGAAAACATTCATATTTATGAAGAACTGAAAGAATTTATAGCTCCTCTTTCAGATGAAGAAATACAACGATTAGAAACTAATATTCTGCAAGAAGGCATACGAGACCCACTTATTTTGTGGAAAAACAATGACCATTATGTACTTATAGATGGACATAACCGTTATGCAATTGCTCAAAAACATGGACTTGATTTTCCATATAAAACAATGGAGTTTGAGAACAAAGCAGAAGTGGAAATTTGGATGGTAAATAACCAATTGGGAAGAAGAAATATTAGTTCAGTACAACGCCGTTATTTGCTTGGACAAAAATATGAAACTGAAAAACGAATGCATGGAACAAATCGTTTTACAATGTTGATGGAAGAAGAAGAAAATAAAGGTAAGACCAAAGAAAAAATAGCACAAGAAGAAAATATTTCTGAAAGTACAGTCATGAGAGCAGCCAAACTTTACCGAGCTATCAATCTACTTTCAGGACAAGATAAAGCTGTTCGAAATAAACTACTAACCTATGAAACCTCTTCAAAAAATATAGAACAGCTTACTCATCTACTACAAAAAAAAGACACTTCAGATGAGACAAAAAATGAATGTAGAAAACTCATACTTGATTCTCCTTCATTAGAAGAGGTAATAAAACAAGTAAGACCATTATTACCTAAAACAGAACGTAAAGAAAAACAAAAACAACTTACTAAAGAGCAGTTTGAAGAAACTAAAAAAGAAATAGCAGAACTAATACAAAAATTACAAAAGCAAACTAAGGTGCAAAATGTTGCTACCCAAGAAATAATTAAACAACTGGAAAAGAAACTAAAAAAGCTACGAGGGTAA